The window TCGGCGCGGATGCGGTCGGCGAAGCGGGCGAAGTCGGCCCCGTGCAGGAAGGCCGAGCGCATGGTGCCGTGGTCGGCCCTCCCCTGGCCCGCGATGTCGAAGGCGGTGCCGTGATCCACCGACGTGCGCAGGATCGGCAGGCCCACCGTCACCGAGATCGTCCCGTCGAAGTCGAAGGTCTTGGCCGCGATGTGGCCCTGGTCGTGGTACTGCGAGAGCACCCCGTCGTAGTGGCCGGTCAGCAGGCGGTGGAAGACCGAGTCCGCCGGGACCGGCCCGACCACGTCCGCGCCCGAGGCGCGCGTGCGCTCCACCGCCGGGGCCAGGTGGCGGATCTCCTCGTCGCCGAAGGCGCCGTTCTCGCCGCCGTGCGGGTTGATCGCCGCCACCGCCAGGGTGGGCTCGTCGTGGCCGAACACGCGCAGCGCGGTGAGCGCCTCGGTGATCGCCCCCACCTGCTGCTCCTCGTCGATCATGTCCAGCGCGCCGCGCAGCGAGACGTGCCGGGTGGCGAAGAAGATCTTCTTGCCGCGCACCACGAACATGGTGTTCTGGCGGGTGACGCCGGTCAGCTCCCCGAGCATCTCGGTGTGGCCGAGGTGGCGACTGCCCGAGGCCCAGATGGCCTCCTTGTTGATGGGCCCGGTGACGATCCCGTCCACACGCCGCTCCATCGCCGCCCGCGTGGCCACCTCGATCGCGCGGACCGCTGCGGCCCCGGCGCGCGCGTCGACCACGCCCCACTCCAGCGCGGTGTCGCCGAGTGCGTCGATGTCGAGGCAGTCGACCACCCCCTCCTGCTCCGGCGGAAGGTCCCAGGAGGACAGGGCGCGCACCCGCACGTCCAGGTCCAGGACGGCGGCCGCGCGGCGCAGCACGGCGGGGTCGGCGACGACCACTCCGCGCGCGGGGGCGGTGGCGCCCACCTCGGCCAGGGTGCGCACGGTGATCTCGGGGCCGATGCCGACGGGGTCTCCGACGGTGACGGCCAGGGTCGGGCGTTCAGTCATCTTCTTGTCTTCCTCCGCTCGGGATCCGCGCGGACACCCCGCGCAGCCTGTCGTTGACCGTGTCGCGCAGCCGCGCCAGGCAGCGCGCGATGGTGTCCTGGTCCCCGACCAGCCCTCCCTTGGTGATGATCGGGGTGCCCTCCAGCGGCCCGCCGTCCAGGCGGCCGTGCACGGCCAGCGGGACGAGTTCGCCGCCCACGTCCAGGGCCCGCACGTCCAGGGCGGTGAGCAGGGCGGAGGTGACGTCGCCGCCGCTGGAGAACAGCGCGCTGGGCCGGATCCGGGCGACGGCCCCGGCGACCAGCGCGGCCAGCATGCCGGGCATGGCGCGGCGCGCCTCGGCCGGCAGGCGCACGACGTCCTCGGCCGAGGCGCGGGTGCGCACGACCACCGCCGCTGGGAAGGAGGACCTGGTCAGGGCTCCGACCAGGAGCCGCGCGACCTCGTCGCGGTGCCCGGGGTCGGACGTGAAGCGCCCGGCGTCGACGTCGACGAACTCCACCGAGGGGTCCTCGGCGACGGTGTCGAGTTGGCGCCGGGTCAGCTCGGTCGCGCTGCCCACCACGGCCAGGACCGGCCCGGGGTCGGGTGCGGTGCCGCGCAGCCCCAGTTCGCGGGCGAGCAGCGCCCCGAACGGGCCGGGGTCGGCGGCCACCCAGACGGTGCCGTCCCCGCGGGAGGCCGCGGCCGCCGCCCGGGCGATGTCGGCCAGGTGGTCCTCGGTCACGGCGTCGCACAGCACGACGGGTTCGTCGCCCGCGAGCAGCTCACCGACGAGGTCGGCGCGGGTGACCCGCCCCAGGGACAGGTGCCGCACGGCCAGGGCGCTCTGCTCGGCGACGAGGTCGGCCACCACGCTGGTGCGGACCGGGTTCAGCGGGTCCAGGGCCAGCTGGGTGCGTTCCAGGGGCACCCCGTCGAGCAGTTGGACGCCGTCCACGGTGATCCGCCCGGAGGCGGGGTGGGCGGGCGCGAAGAGCACGCGGACGCGGACTCCGGGCGGTGTGCGCCCGCGCACCGCCCGCCAGGCGGCCTCCAGTTCGGCGCCGACGTTGCCGCGCAGGGTGGTGTCGGTGCGCTTGACCACCAGGTCCACCGGCCAGAGCCGGTCCACGGTGGCGGCGACGAGCCCGGCGGCCTCGTGGGCGGGCAGGTGGCGGCTGTCCAGGTTGGCCACGACCGCGTCGTAGGCCGGGGCCGCGTGGGCGGCGTGCCCGGCGTCCACCGAGGCCACGCGCATGCCGGTCTGGGCGAAGCGCGCGCCGGTGGCGTTGGCTCCGGTGAGGTCGTCGGACAGGACGAGGATCTGCGCCACGGGATCCCCCTATCCCAGGACCAGGGCGGCGACGCACAGCAGCGGCAGGCTGGCCAGCCACAGCACGGTGGTCATCCCGCTCCACATCTTCATGGCGGCGCCGCCGGACAGGCCGGTGAACCGGGTCACGACCCAGAAGTAGGAGTCGCTGACGTAGGAGAAGACGAAGGAGCCGGCGCACGCGGAGGCCACGGCGAGCGCGGGGTTGATCCCCGCCGCCGCCACGATCGGGGCGCTGAGGGTGGCGGAGGTGATGATGGCGACGGTCCCCGAGCCCTGGGCCAGCCGGACGAACGTGGCGATCACGAACGGCAGCAGGAACATCGGCACGGGCCAGCCCGAGACGGCGTCGGCCAGCGCGTCGCCCACGCCGGAGGCGCGCAGGACCTCGCCGAAGGCCCCTCCGGCGCCGGTGATGAACACGATCATCCCGGCCGAGGCGGCGGCCGCGGTCAGCCAGGAGACGACCTCCCTGCGCCCGGTCCCCCGGGGCGGCAGCGTGTAGACGGCCACGACCAGCCCGATGACCAGGGCGATGGCGGGGTTGCCGAGGAAGGCGAAGACGTCGGCGACCGCGCTGCCCTCGGCGAGCGCGCCGGTGAGGGTGTTGCCCACGATGAGCAGCAGGGGCAGCAGCAGCGGGATCGAGGCGGTCAGCGCGCTCACGCCCGGGTCCGGGGGCTCCTCGCTGACGTCGCGCCCGGCGGCCGGGGCGGCGTCTCCGAGCCCGGCGACCTTGCGGGTGGCCGTGCCCGGCCCGCCCGCGGCGGCGTTCTCGGGGACCAGGCCCGGCTCCACGCTCGCCTCCAGGCGGGGTCCCATGTAGCGCGCGTAGACCACCACGACCGGGATGAGCAGGATCGACATGGCCCCGCCGAGCAGGACGGTGGTGCCCAGGTCGGCGCCGAGGAGCCCGACGGCGGCGAGCGGGCCGGGCGTGGGCGGGACCAGGTGGTGGGTGATGGACAGCCCGCCCGCCAGGGCCAGGCTCATCACGACCAGCGGCCTGCCGTAGCGCCTGGCCAGGGAGCGGGCGAGCGGGTGCAGGATGACGAAGCCGGAGTCGCAGAACACCGGGACGGACACGACCGCGCCGGTGGCGGTCATCGCCACGTCCTCGCGGCCCTTCCCGGCCATGCGGACGAAGGCCTTGGCCAGGGCGTCGGCGCCGCCGCTGCGTTCCAGGACGGTGCCGATCATCACGCCCAGGGCGATGACGACGCCGATTCCGGCGAGGGTGTTGCCGAAGCCGGTGGTCAGGTGCTCCACCAGCTCGGGGGCGGGGACGCCCGCGACCACGCCGGTGACCAGGGCTCCGGCGAGCAGTCCGATGAACGCGTCCAGCCGGGACCACAGGATGAGGGCGATGACGGTGGCCACGCCCAGGAGCAGTGCCGCGAGGAGCTGTACTTCCATACCAGGTGCCTTTCAGGGGGTCATTGCGGTCGCGTGCCCGCGTCGACCGCGACGACGTGGGGGGTGCAGGCGGGATCGGCGTCGAGGGCCTCGCGCTCGCGGGCTCCGATCCCGTCGTCGGTGATCAGGCCGTAGGGTCCGGGGACGACGGCCCAGTACGGGTGGGGGCCGGAGCCGACCTTGGTGGAGTCGGCGACCACGAAGATCCGCCGGGCGCCGCGCATCTGGAGTTCCTTGGCGGCGGCGATCTCGGGGCTGGGGCAGTTGAGCCCCCGGCCGGGCAGGAGCCCGTCGGCGCCGATGAAGGCGATGTGCGGGGTGATGCGGTCCAGCACGCCGTGCGCATAGTCGCCGACGATGGAGCCGCGCCTGCGCCGCACGCGCCCGCCGACGACGACGAGTTCGATGCCCTCGGCGTCGTGCAGCGCCGCCATGGGGCCGAGGCCGGAGGTGACCACGGTGGGCCCCGAGCGCCGGGCCAGGCGCTCGGCCACGAAGGTGGTGGTGCTCCCGGCGTCCAGCAGGACGACGTGGTCGTCCTCGACCAGCGCGGCGGCGTGCTCGGCGATGCGCCGCTTGGCGGGGGTGTTGCGCAGGCTCTTCTGGGTCCAGGACAGTTCGGCGCCCGCGGGCGCGGGGACCGCGCCGCCGTGGGTGCGGACCACCTTTCCGGCCCTCTCCAGTTCGCCCAGCCCGCGCCGCACGGTGGAGGGGCTGATGCCGAGTTCCCGCGCGAGGTCCTCGACCCTCTGCACGCCGTCGGTGACGGCGTCCAGCAGCCCTTGGTGACGCATGACCACTCCTGCTCATTTCGCGCATATGAACAGGGACATACTGCGCGCTTTACGCAGAGAAAAACAAGAGGTCAGCGCCAATCTGCTCATAACGCGCATATAACGTCCGGGGGGCGCGGATGCGGCCACCGGGCTGAGAACAGCGCGGCCGGGGACGTTTGGACGGGGCGACGCACGGCTATGTCGCATACGGCGCCGCGGGGGGCCGCAGCGAGAACTACGGAGCGTGCCGATGCGAAGACAGTTCATCAACGAGCCGGGCGACGTGGTGTCCGAGGCGTTGGAGGGGTTCGCCGCGGCCTGGCCGCGCCACGTGCGCCTCAACGCCGACCCCGCCTACGTCGTACGCGCCCGACCCGCCGCGGACAAGGTCGCGGTGGTCTCCGGCGGCGGCTCGGGCCACGAGCCCCTGCACGTGGGCTTCGTGGGCACCGGCATGCTCGACGCCGCCGTGCCGGGGGCCGTCTTCGCCTCCCCCACCGCCGTGCAGATCCGGGCGGCCTCGCAGGCGGCCGACACCGGCCGGGGAGTCCTGCACGTGGTCAAGAACTACACCGGCGACGTGCTCAACTTCCGCATCGCCGGTGAGCTGCTGGCCGACGCGGGTGTACGCAGCGAGATCGTCCTGGTCGACGACGACCTGGCCACCGACACCGGCGACGGCGGGGGTCCGGGACGCCGGGGCACGGCGGCGGTCGTGGCGGTGGAGAAGGTCTGCGGCGCCGCGGCCGAGCGCGGCGCCGACCTGGCGGAGCTGGCCGCGCTCGGGCGCCGGGTGGCCGAACGCAGCCGCACCCTGTCCGTGGCGCTGGCCGCGGGCGCCCACCCGGGCGAGTCGCGGCCCTCGTTCGAGCTGCCCGAGGACGAGGTGGAGTTCGGCGTGGGCATCCACGGCGAGCGGGCCCGGCAACGGCGGGCCTTCGGCCCCTCCCGCGAGCTGGTGCCCCCGATGGTCTCGCCGCTGGTGGAGGAGCTGGGCCTGGGGCGCGGGGACCGGGTCATCGCCATCGTCAACGGCCTGGGCGCCACACACGACTTGGAGCTGTACGGGGTGTTCCGCGAGGCGCGGCGCATCCTGGACGACGCCGGGATAGAGGTCGCCCGCTCCCTCGTGGGGTCCTACGTGACCTCCCTGGACATGGCGGGCTGCTCGGTCACCCTGACGGCGGCCGACGACGAGGTGCTGGAGCTGTGGGACGCTCCGGCCGCCACACCCGCGCTCACCTGGTAGAACGTCCGTCCCACCACAGTCCGAACGGGAGCACCGGCATGGCAGAGCAGCTCAGTCCCTCCGACGTCGAGCGGTGGGTGCAGGCCTTCATCGGCGCGGTCGAGGAGGAGGGCGCACACCTCACCGACCTGGACCGCCGCAGCGGCGACGGCGACTTCGGCACCAACATGACCACCGCGCTGCGCCGTACGCGCGAGGCCCTGGCCGACACCGCCGCCACGGGGTCGGCCGGACAGCCCTTCGAGGTGATGGCGGAGACCTTCCTGGGCCACAGCGGCGGCACCAGCGGCCCGCTGTTCGGCATGTGGTTCCGCGAGTTCGGCAAGGCGGGCGCGGGCGCGGAGGCGTTCACCCTGGCGATGGTGGCCGAGGCCACCGCGAACGGGTGGGCGACCCTGCACCGGCTGGGGTCGGCCGAGGTCGGGGACCGCACCATGGTCGACGCCGTCGCCCCGGCCTCGGAGGCGCTGGCCGGGGCGGTGGCCAGCGGCGCGGGGCTGCACGCCGGGCTGCGGGCGGCCGCGGAGGCCGCGCGGGAGGGCGCGGACGGCACCAGCGAACTGCTCGGCCGCCGGGGGCGCACCAGCTACGTGGGCGAGGCCGCCCTGGGCAGCCCGGACCCCGGCGCGGTGACCGTCGCCCTGTTCTACCGGGCCGCGCAGGGGGTCGTCGGCGTCTGAGCCGTGCGCGGCCGGGACCGCGCGAAGGTCCGCGGCGGGTCCGGCCTCCGCCGGGGCACGTCCTCGGCGGAAGGCGACCATGCCGCCGGCCCCGCGGCCCGGTCAGGCTCCGCCGAGGTACTCCACGAAACGCACCCCGATCCCGCCCGGGCCGCAGCTCACCCCGACCATGCGGCCGGTGAACCCGCCCGCGACCTCGGTCGACAGGTAGCGTCCGTCGATCCTGGCCAGCTCGGTGGCGCCCTGGGGGGTGCGGACCGCGGCGACGACCACGTCCGGTCCCCGTTCGCGGCTGTACTCGGGCGCCGTCGAGGGCTCCACCCGCAGTTCGAGCACCGTGTCGGCGGACGCGGGCGCCTCCCCCAGCACGCTGGTGAGCGGTCCGATCCGAGCGACGGCGCGCACCCGCCCGCCCCCGACCTCCAGGGCGAACCGGTGGGCGGGATCGACGCGGACCTCCAGGGCGCCAGCGCCCCCGTCCGCGTCGATCCCGGCCCGGACGGTCATGGTCGTGTGCTCCTGGCGGCGGCCGACGAACACCTCCTCGTCCCCGGGAGGCGACATCCGCCACCGGTCCCCCGACCACCGCAGCACCCGGTCGGGGAAGACCCCGGCGCCGACCCAGCCGTGGCCGAGCTTCCCCTCGCCCAGCGAGGCGCGCACCCGCGGCGGCTCCCCGGGCTCGACCGGTCCGATCACCACGGGCCAGCCGTCGCGCCAGGCGACGTCGGCGGCGAAGGTCTCCCTGCCCAGCACGTGCCACCCGGGGAAGGAGCCCGAGGGGCGCACCCCCAGGAACACCGCCGCCCACGACCCGTCCGGCCGCTCGACCAGGTCGGCGTGGCCGGTGTTCTGCACCGGGCCCGGCGTCCCCCTGGCGGTCAGCAGGGGGTTGTGCGGACAGGCCTCGAACGGGCCCTCCGGCGAGGGCCCCCGGGCGACCGTCACCGCGTGTCCGGGGCCGGTGCCGCCCTCGGCGACCACCAGGTACCACCACCGCCCCACCCGGTACAGGTGCGGCGCCTCCGGATCCCGGCCCCCGGTACCGCTCCACAGCGGACGCGGCCGGGACAACAGCTCACCGGTGGCCGGGTCGAGGACGGCCTGGCGGATGCCGCCGTCCGACCACGTGAGCAGGCACCTGCCGTCCCCGTCCCAGGCCAGGTCCGGGTCGATGCCGTCCGCGCCGCGGATCCGCACCGGGTCGGACCAGGGACCGGCGGGGTCGGTCGCCGTCATCAACAGGTGCCCGGGGCCGTCGGAGACGTTGGTGGTCACCAGGAAGAAGGTGCCGTCGTGGTGGCGCAGGGTCGGGGCGTAGACGCCCGAGGACGGCGCGGCGCCGGACAGCACCAGCTGGGAGGGCCGGTCCATCACCGCGCCGACCCGCTCCCAGGACACGAGGTCCGACGACCGGAACAGGGGGACCCCGGGGGCGTACTCGAAGCTCGAACACGCCAGGTAGAACACGTCGCCGACGCGGCACACCGTGGGGTCGGGATGGAAACCGCCGAGGATCGGGCGGGTCGGCAGAACGCCGCCTCCGGGGGGAACTTCGGGCTCGGTCACCCCCCGAGTGTGACACGCCCCACCCGGACCGGAACGGGGCGGGGCGGGCCGGGTCGGGCGTTCGACCCGGGTCGGGTCGGACGGTGCCAGCCCCACAGTGCGAACCCCACAGTGCCAGCCTCTTGCAACGCCGAGTCCCTGAGAGGTGGAGGCCCCTGCTGTAGCGGCAGCGAAGGCAGTGGGTGTCCGGGGACTCCGTTCAACGCCCTGGTTGCGGGTGGTGGCCGGAGGTAGCGGGGCTGGCGGGCCTTGGGCAGCGGTACCGGCCCCGGGGTGGGGGTGGGCGACGGTGGCAGCGACCACGGTGGGCGCGGGGCCCGGGCCGCCTGTCGGGCGCGGGCATGCCGGGGACCGGCACGACCCGGGAGTCATTCCCGGGGCGGTGGAACCGGAATCCTGTCGGGCGGATGATGCCGTTCCCGCTGTCGGTGTGTGCGCAGTTCGCGTTGGTACTTGGCCCGGTTGTGCGGCCCGCACAACGGTTGCAGGTTGGCGACCACCGTGCGCCCGCCCCGGGAGAACGAGGTGACGTGGTCGGCCTGGCACAACGCCACCGGTACCTCACATCCGCCCGGGTGCGCGCAGGTGGCGTGTCCGTGGAAAGCGGCGGTGCGTTGGCGGGTTGAGGCCAGGCGGCGGCTGTGGCCCACATCCAACACCTGCCCGGTGGGCGGTGCGGTGAGCATCCGCACCACCTCAGAATCGGCGGCCAACTCGTGCACCAGCCCGACCGGGATCACCCGACCGTGCTCGTCCAACGCCGGAACCTCCTGGCCTTGGGCGTCCAGATAGGTCTGCACGGGCACCACGATGCGGATCTGCGCCAACGGAGCCGGAGCGTTGCCGCATCCGGTGTGGGTGGTGGCAAAACGCAGCGCCGCGATGAGCGCGTCGTGCTCACGCTGCGAACGACTGCGCGTGTCCTCATCCGAGTGCGAAACGTCGAAGGTGTCGATGGCCGCGCGCACGACCAACGCATCCCCAGACCCGCCCCAGGCCTGGAGTTGGTAGCTGCCCTGGAACGTGTCATGGACCGTCAGTCCACGGGCGGCATGGGCGGTCTCGTGGTCGCGGTCCAGGCGGTGGGGGTCCAAACGGTAGGCGACCTGGCGGGCCACCGACTGGAGCTGGTTGACCGACAACGCGGGCCGCTCCGCCTTGGCGGCCACCAGAGCCGCTTCGAACCCCTGCCGGTACTCCCCCTCATCGGGAAAGTGGTCCTCATCGCGGGTCTGGACGGCTTTGTCGGTGGCTTTGGCGATCGCGACCGCCTCACCCAACACCACCCTGCCCTCAGCTACTGCTTGGGCAGTGGCGGGCAACGTCTCCTCCTGCACGTGCTGGGCCAAACGGGCCAAATCCTTGGCCTGGGCAGTGGGGACCTTGCAGCGATGGGTGATCCACTTGTCCAACGTGCTGTAGCCGCTGTAACGGGCGACCTCACCACGTGCGTACAGGCGCGCCATCTGCGTCAACGCCTGATACCGGATCTGGTCCAGCTGCGCCCACAGCGCCGCGATCTCCTCCGCGGCGGTCTCGTCGGCCCCGGGCGGGACTTCGGCGTTCAACGCTTGGTGGATGATCTCGCGCGCACCGGCCAGCGCGGCCACGGCCGGGGAACATTCCCCGGGGGCCACTTTGGGTGCTGCGATCATCATCTCCATACTTCTTATTATAGGCCAGTGGTCGCCATTTCTCCACTATTCACAGCCGGAATTAGAAGCCTTTATTTCCTGGGGTCATCCTTGACTGAAAGGCTGCAATTGGGGCGGGCTCAAAAGGTGTCCAAAAAGGCACGGCCAGAATGAGCACTCGACGTTAGAGCGATTGTCGCCCTCCCCGGCCGCAGGGGCCGGGGTCGTTGCCCGAGGCTGGAGGGCCTGCTTGCCGTTGGTGTCGACGCAGCAGAGCCCGACCATCCCTACACCCCGGGCGCTGGTCGCCCTCCGGTGGTCGCTCCCTCCTTTGGTGCCGCTGTTCGTCCGATGCCCAACCCTTCACCGGCCCCGACCGCTCTCCGCCGTCCGTACCCTTTCGCGGCAGCTGGCGCGCTTTCGTTGCCGCCAGAAACCCCCGACAAGAAGGGCGTAGGGGAGAGACCTGTGGACGGCCCCTCCCTGCCCCTCGATCCATTATCCTTATTGGTCGCCGAGTGTTTCAGGGCACACCAAAACCTCCGTGGGTGGGATCCCCCCTATTTCCAGGAAACCATCACCACGCCACCCACGACCACCCCCAACACCCACCTGTGGAAAACACGGGAACGGCCCCGGACGGATCGCCCGGGGCCGGAACACTGTCTGGAGGAAACGGAAACCGGTCAGGCCTCGATGGTGAGCTCGCCCATCCGGTCCCAGCCCTCGCCCTCCACGACCCGGCTGACGATGAGCGGGGTCTCGGTGAGCAGCGGCTTCATGGCGGCCAGCCCGTCACGGAAGTGGTCGCTGTTGACGTGCGCCTCGGCGGCGCCGTCCTTGAACGCCTCGACGAGCACGAACTCGTTCTCGCGCTCGACGCCGCGGGACCACTCGAACCACAGGTTGCCCGGCTCGGCGCGGGTGGCCGCGGTGAAGTCGGCGACCGCGTCCAGGAAACCGTCTCCTACCTCGGGCTTGACCCGGAACTTGACGACGATGAGGATCATCGCCCCTCCTCCTTGTCGGTGCTGCGGGACACGGTGTGCCGCGCCCCGTCCCCACTTTCCCAGAACCGGCGACCACGGCGACCACGGCGACCACCGGACAAACCGGGGCGCAACTAGACGAATCAATGTGCACCTGGACGGACCGGGGTGCACCGGTCCACGGACGCGGGACGGTCTCAGGGACGCAGGAGCGGCTCCTCGCCCTCCGGCACCACGGTGCCCACGCCGCCCTCCGGCCCCACGGTGCCCGCGCCGCCCTCCGGCCCCACGGTGCCCGCGCCGCCCTCCGGCCCCGCGATGCCCACGGCGCCGCGGTAGCCGTCCCCCTCCAGCGACGACATCGCGTCGAGCGCGGCGTCGGACACGGGCAGCAGGTGGGCGTCGACCCAGGTGTCGCCCGTGGCGCCGTTGGTCCAGGGGTCCTCGACCACGAGCGCGTCCGGCACCGCCCCGTGGCAGAGCACCCAGTGCGGCACGTCGAAACCCTGCATCGCGGCCAGGGAGACCAGCAGCAGGACGCGCTCCCCCCGGCCGATCGCTTCGCGGATGTCGGCCGTGGACAGGCGGCGCGGATCCACCGGGACCCCGGCCCGCGCCGCGTCCTCCCGCGACGCGCGCTGGAGGACCGCGCGCCACTCCCTCTCGTCCCCGGCGTAGGAGCCGAGCATGACCGGCCGGTCCACGTCGAGGAACACCGTGACGGGCGACGACGGCCACGCCCGGCGCACGGCCACGCCCAGCCCGACGGGCTCGCAGGCGGGGAAGTTCGTC is drawn from Nocardiopsis dassonvillei subsp. dassonvillei DSM 43111 and contains these coding sequences:
- a CDS encoding DeoR/GlpR family DNA-binding transcription regulator, with product MRHQGLLDAVTDGVQRVEDLARELGISPSTVRRGLGELERAGKVVRTHGGAVPAPAGAELSWTQKSLRNTPAKRRIAEHAAALVEDDHVVLLDAGSTTTFVAERLARRSGPTVVTSGLGPMAALHDAEGIELVVVGGRVRRRRGSIVGDYAHGVLDRITPHIAFIGADGLLPGRGLNCPSPEIAAAKELQMRGARRIFVVADSTKVGSGPHPYWAVVPGPYGLITDDGIGAREREALDADPACTPHVVAVDAGTRPQ
- a CDS encoding glycoside hydrolase family 43 protein, whose amino-acid sequence is MTEPEVPPGGGVLPTRPILGGFHPDPTVCRVGDVFYLACSSFEYAPGVPLFRSSDLVSWERVGAVMDRPSQLVLSGAAPSSGVYAPTLRHHDGTFFLVTTNVSDGPGHLLMTATDPAGPWSDPVRIRGADGIDPDLAWDGDGRCLLTWSDGGIRQAVLDPATGELLSRPRPLWSGTGGRDPEAPHLYRVGRWWYLVVAEGGTGPGHAVTVARGPSPEGPFEACPHNPLLTARGTPGPVQNTGHADLVERPDGSWAAVFLGVRPSGSFPGWHVLGRETFAADVAWRDGWPVVIGPVEPGEPPRVRASLGEGKLGHGWVGAGVFPDRVLRWSGDRWRMSPPGDEEVFVGRRQEHTTMTVRAGIDADGGAGALEVRVDPAHRFALEVGGGRVRAVARIGPLTSVLGEAPASADTVLELRVEPSTAPEYSRERGPDVVVAAVRTPQGATELARIDGRYLSTEVAGGFTGRMVGVSCGPGGIGVRFVEYLGGA
- a CDS encoding four-carbon acid sugar kinase family protein, with amino-acid sequence MAQILVLSDDLTGANATGARFAQTGMRVASVDAGHAAHAAPAYDAVVANLDSRHLPAHEAAGLVAATVDRLWPVDLVVKRTDTTLRGNVGAELEAAWRAVRGRTPPGVRVRVLFAPAHPASGRITVDGVQLLDGVPLERTQLALDPLNPVRTSVVADLVAEQSALAVRHLSLGRVTRADLVGELLAGDEPVVLCDAVTEDHLADIARAAAAASRGDGTVWVAADPGPFGALLARELGLRGTAPDPGPVLAVVGSATELTRRQLDTVAEDPSVEFVDVDAGRFTSDPGHRDEVARLLVGALTRSSFPAAVVVRTRASAEDVVRLPAEARRAMPGMLAALVAGAVARIRPSALFSSGGDVTSALLTALDVRALDVGGELVPLAVHGRLDGGPLEGTPIITKGGLVGDQDTIARCLARLRDTVNDRLRGVSARIPSGGRQEDD
- a CDS encoding putative quinol monooxygenase, whose protein sequence is MILIVVKFRVKPEVGDGFLDAVADFTAATRAEPGNLWFEWSRGVERENEFVLVEAFKDGAAEAHVNSDHFRDGLAAMKPLLTETPLIVSRVVEGEGWDRMGELTIEA
- a CDS encoding GntP family permease, translating into MEVQLLAALLLGVATVIALILWSRLDAFIGLLAGALVTGVVAGVPAPELVEHLTTGFGNTLAGIGVVIALGVMIGTVLERSGGADALAKAFVRMAGKGREDVAMTATGAVVSVPVFCDSGFVILHPLARSLARRYGRPLVVMSLALAGGLSITHHLVPPTPGPLAAVGLLGADLGTTVLLGGAMSILLIPVVVVYARYMGPRLEASVEPGLVPENAAAGGPGTATRKVAGLGDAAPAAGRDVSEEPPDPGVSALTASIPLLLPLLLIVGNTLTGALAEGSAVADVFAFLGNPAIALVIGLVVAVYTLPPRGTGRREVVSWLTAAAASAGMIVFITGAGGAFGEVLRASGVGDALADAVSGWPVPMFLLPFVIATFVRLAQGSGTVAIITSATLSAPIVAAAGINPALAVASACAGSFVFSYVSDSYFWVVTRFTGLSGGAAMKMWSGMTTVLWLASLPLLCVAALVLG
- a CDS encoding dihydroxyacetone kinase subunit DhaK, with amino-acid sequence MRRQFINEPGDVVSEALEGFAAAWPRHVRLNADPAYVVRARPAADKVAVVSGGGSGHEPLHVGFVGTGMLDAAVPGAVFASPTAVQIRAASQAADTGRGVLHVVKNYTGDVLNFRIAGELLADAGVRSEIVLVDDDLATDTGDGGGPGRRGTAAVVAVEKVCGAAAERGADLAELAALGRRVAERSRTLSVALAAGAHPGESRPSFELPEDEVEFGVGIHGERARQRRAFGPSRELVPPMVSPLVEELGLGRGDRVIAIVNGLGATHDLELYGVFREARRILDDAGIEVARSLVGSYVTSLDMAGCSVTLTAADDEVLELWDAPAATPALTW
- a CDS encoding peptidase C39 family protein, encoding MPSHSPDAPAPVVVPFDPAAVPAPLARIAPDRVLERWGAVDRSAHAPEIVAVPDGAGEGWAAAALVTARPRTAYAKIVDAVGDVPAAAAAVLSHARGRGLVQVKWEGWTVGAEEASAAGFAPLEAPREEGGEGRDGNRPPAGHVRWLGEGPAEAEPPYYRQSTNFTCGAVSALVAQVQAGAVPRESLDRPAELTLWRDATNFPACEPVGLGVAVRRAWPSSPVTVFLDVDRPVMLGSYAGDEREWRAVLQRASREDAARAGVPVDPRRLSTADIREAIGRGERVLLLVSLAAMQGFDVPHWVLCHGAVPDALVVEDPWTNGATGDTWVDAHLLPVSDAALDAMSSLEGDGYRGAVGIAGPEGGAGTVGPEGGAGTVGPEGGVGTVVPEGEEPLLRP
- the pdxA gene encoding 4-hydroxythreonine-4-phosphate dehydrogenase PdxA; the encoded protein is MTERPTLAVTVGDPVGIGPEITVRTLAEVGATAPARGVVVADPAVLRRAAAVLDLDVRVRALSSWDLPPEQEGVVDCLDIDALGDTALEWGVVDARAGAAAVRAIEVATRAAMERRVDGIVTGPINKEAIWASGSRHLGHTEMLGELTGVTRQNTMFVVRGKKIFFATRHVSLRGALDMIDEEQQVGAITEALTALRVFGHDEPTLAVAAINPHGGENGAFGDEEIRHLAPAVERTRASGADVVGPVPADSVFHRLLTGHYDGVLSQYHDQGHIAAKTFDFDGTISVTVGLPILRTSVDHGTAFDIAGQGRADHGTMRSAFLHGADFARFADRIRAEYGN
- a CDS encoding HNH endonuclease signature motif containing protein, producing the protein MIAAPKVAPGECSPAVAALAGAREIIHQALNAEVPPGADETAAEEIAALWAQLDQIRYQALTQMARLYARGEVARYSGYSTLDKWITHRCKVPTAQAKDLARLAQHVQEETLPATAQAVAEGRVVLGEAVAIAKATDKAVQTRDEDHFPDEGEYRQGFEAALVAAKAERPALSVNQLQSVARQVAYRLDPHRLDRDHETAHAARGLTVHDTFQGSYQLQAWGGSGDALVVRAAIDTFDVSHSDEDTRSRSQREHDALIAALRFATTHTGCGNAPAPLAQIRIVVPVQTYLDAQGQEVPALDEHGRVIPVGLVHELAADSEVVRMLTAPPTGQVLDVGHSRRLASTRQRTAAFHGHATCAHPGGCEVPVALCQADHVTSFSRGGRTVVANLQPLCGPHNRAKYQRELRTHRQRERHHPPDRIPVPPPRE
- a CDS encoding DAK2 domain-containing protein, whose translation is MAEQLSPSDVERWVQAFIGAVEEEGAHLTDLDRRSGDGDFGTNMTTALRRTREALADTAATGSAGQPFEVMAETFLGHSGGTSGPLFGMWFREFGKAGAGAEAFTLAMVAEATANGWATLHRLGSAEVGDRTMVDAVAPASEALAGAVASGAGLHAGLRAAAEAAREGADGTSELLGRRGRTSYVGEAALGSPDPGAVTVALFYRAAQGVVGV